AGAGGTGTAAATGGTGTTGGACTTGCCATTGTCATACCATCACTTCAGTCCTTCATTGCTGATAGCTACAGAGAGGGCACCCGTGGCGCCGGATTTGGTTTGTTGAGCCTCATTGGCTCAATAGGTGGTATAGGAGGAAGTATTGTGGCAACAGTTATGGCTGGAAGGGATTATTGGGGATTTCCTGGATGGCGGTTTGCATTTATTGTGGTCGCATTTGCAAGCTTGTTGATTGGGCTTCTTGTTTACTTTTACACCGTTGATCCTAGAAAAACGTCTCCAGGCAATTTGGGTGACGACGACACCCATGAGAGGTATGGTTTGCTTCGGATTTTAGATAAATTCTTTGATAGGCATTTAATAGTACAAATGTATTATGAAAGCATAATTATCATGTacttcctccgtaaagaaatataagagtgtttagataactactttagtgatctaaacgctcttatatttctttacagagggagtatagtaTTGTTGGTGATTGAGTGCTGacatttattttctgttttcactATATCAACCATTATGCTTGCAACTTTTCTCATTCAACTTCCTCTCAGCTCTAAAATATCCAGCTGAGCTGGAATTTTGAGGAAGTGTACCTTGTTTTCTTTTTCTAAGCTGATGTGTTGGATGACCACTTGATTCTACATTAACTTTCGATGTAACAGTACGTGTATCTGTCCTTAAAGCATAATGTTGCTATCTCATGTAAATGGCAGGTCGCGTTTGGTTGGTAACAGTGTTTTCCCTCCACTGTCCATCTGGAAGGATTCATGGATAACAGCAAGATCTGTCATGAAAGTGCGGACATTTCAAATCATCGTCTTGCAAGGCATAGTCGGCTCCTTGCCATggactgctgtcgttttcttcacaATGTGGTTTGAGCTAATTGGTACGAGTACAAACCAACGGATATTTCCAATATTTGAATTGACAATAACTCCTTGCTGGAGTTAAACATTAACAAAGTCTTGAAACCTCGTAGGTTTCGATAACAAAAGCTCGGCGGGGTTAAACAGCCTATTTGCCATCGGCTGCGCGAGTGGATCATTTCTTGGTGGAGTAATCGCAGACCGTGTGTCAAGACGCTACCCGGATTCAGGTCGCATCATGTGTGCTCAGTTCAGTGCCTTCATGGGCATCCCTTTCACATGGATCCTCCTCACGGTCATCCCGCAGTCGGTCGACTACTGGTACAGCTACGCTGTCACGCTGTTCCTGATGGGGCTCACCATAAGCTGGTGCGCCACCTGCGCGAACAACCCGATGTTCGCGGAGGTGGTCCCTCCCAAGCACCGCACCATGATCTACGCGTTTGACCGCGCGTTCGAGGGCTCGTTCTCCTCACTGGCTGCTCCCGCCGTCGGCATGGTGACCGAGAAAGTTTACGGCTACAACTCAAAGACGGTGAATCTGGCGGACGGGTCGGTGGCAGGGGCGTATGCGCTCTCGAGAGGGCTGCTGACCATGATGATCGTTCCGTTTGGTCTGTGCTGCCTGTTCTACACCCCGCTGTACTTTGTGTTCAAGCGTGACCGCGAGAACGCAAGGTTGGCGGCCAGCACCAAGGATCTGGAGCTAATGTGATGCTCCGCGGCTTTTTTACAAGTTTGTCATTTCAGTTGCAGTGTTCGTTGATGCGGTTAGTTGATTCAGTTTGGGGTTGAAATGGTGTGCAGTTGACAGAATACAGGTTTCGCCTTCTTCAGACAGATGAGAAGTACACCTTCAGACACATGAAAAGAAATACATGAGTACACCTTCAGACACATGACAAGAAATACACGGGTAGAGTCGGTGATTTTAATTTTGTCAATTAGAGAGAATATATATTGTACTAATACATTGTGTAGGTAAATAAATGCAGCTGTCATGTTCAATCCCAACGCGCCTAGAatttcatttctttttcttttgtcaCCTGTAATGTTGAACTGAATTTTTAGATGAAGAGGGCATTGCCCCTGATCCTGAACTAGTGAACTTGGTTAAGCAAGATGAACGAACATTCAGTCTGACAACTGGATTTGTATTTGCCTCCGGCATTATGTTTTCTTGTGCAGAAGGTGCATCTTTTGAGTTCAGACAACCAAAACATGCATCCACCACAACTTTGTAGCATGGTTTCTCTTGATACAAATCATGGGAGACCCTTTTATCAAACAGAAAACTGCAAGATGAACCTTTTTTTGCATGGGAAAAAAAGGATGGAAGCTTGACTTACAACTGTTGCGGCATAACAAATGTAGGATGTAGAATATCAGGCCATGAACTAAATCTTGAAGGCATGCAGGACCAAATTCATACTAGTATTTTTAAGAATAAACTGGACAACTTTAAAACATGTTTTGCTGCATTCTGTACTTCAGGCAGATGAACTGTAGAATTAGAGAGAATAAATTGTAGATAAAGAAATGGCAGGACAACTTTACAACATGTTTTGCTGCATTCTGTACTTCAGACAGATGAGAAGTACACCTTCAGACACATGAAAAGAAGTACACCTTCAGGCAGATGAACTGTAGAATTAGAGAGAATAAATTGTAGATGAAGAAATGGCAACCATCTCCTTTTAGAGCATCTCTTGCAGACCCCTTAAAACCGCAATCAGTAAAACTGGGATATGGGTAAAAAAAAAAGCATTTTAAAGGTTCATTTTAGCTACGGCCGAACAGGTACTGTAAAACAAACTGTAAAACTAGGATAAAGAGCTCCTTCCTCCAGTCCGGCCGCTGCCGCCCCTTCCCCTAGCCGGCCACATCGGTCGCGCCCAACCCCGTCGGCCACGCCCCGTCGCCCGCCGGCCGCGCCCCATCACCACGCCGGCCGCGCctagccacgccccgtcgcctccgCCGTCCGCGCCTTGCTCTATTGCCAGCCGAGCCGTGCCCCTTTGCTTGCCGCGCCGGGATGATTCCAGCGGCCAGGCTGAGGTCATGGGAGGCCACGGCGATGTCGAGCTCGTCCAATTCGAACCGGCGGCGATTGATTGCAGTGTCTAGCGGCCTTTCCCGGTGTGCGGTGATGAATTCCAGCGAGTTTAGGGCGGATTCCGGCAAACACCGCAGCGGTGTGTTTGCTCCGACAAGGTTTGACCGGTATACGGGGCCCCCTAGGTTCGGCATTCCAACCTCCAAACATAAGGGTTTCGGCCTTTCGGGTGTGCCTTTTCGGTGGCCCTTAAAATTTTACGGGTTGGACCACTTTTACGGTTTCTGTTCTAGACATTTTTTTTGACCAAAACTGTAAAACGCAAAAATTATAAGGGTTTGACCACttggtctgctagagatgctcttattaTCCTACCTAAACGTGCCCAGGGTCAGTGTAGTTTGTGGGGTATTTCTCACGAAAGTTTTGGTAAAAATACAACCTCTGAAAAAAAATAGGATAATCATTTCTTTTCAGAGCTCTGTTCCTCATCCTTTTGTAACGCACACCACTCGTCTTTCATCCAGTCCCATGCCCACGGCGCACATGGCAAGCGCCTACCTCTCAAGCTTCCAGCAGGCCGCCCCCACCGCCAccagcggcggcgccggcgcgtCACCGAGGCCGAGGCCAAGAGCGGTGGCATGCCACGCCTCCGAGCCGTCGGGCACGGGCAGGCGTTCAGCTTGCCTCCGCCTTGGCATCGGCCTCGCCACCTCCGTTGTGCCTGTGCTCCACACCgcgcccgcccgcgccaccgctgACGCCGACGAGGACCCGGAGCCGGCCAACAACGGCTGGTGGCTCACCGAGTTCCCCTTGCCGGTGCCCAAGATCCGCAACAGTACGTACACGCCACCCTACTATAGCACCACGATCATTGTCATGATGCAACCGTTCCTAGTATCAAAGTTTCAATTGCTCAACTGCTGAACCGGCGCAGAGGAGATCAACAATGGCGAGTCGGGGACGCGGTCCTTCGTGAAGAATGGCATCTACATGGCCGACATCGGGCCGAGCTTCGCGGCGCACGCCTACCGGATACGCAGCTCCGCCTTCGACCTGCTGGCGCTGGAGGACCTGCTCGGCAAGGAGGCCTCCAACTACGTCAACAAGTACCTCCGCCTCAAGGCCAC
This window of the Triticum aestivum cultivar Chinese Spring chromosome 5D, IWGSC CS RefSeq v2.1, whole genome shotgun sequence genome carries:
- the LOC123123387 gene encoding probable sulfoacetate transporter SauU, with the protein product MRGKKMIYGFSISLILINLASIMERADENLLPAVYKEVSAAFDAGPTDLGYLTFIMNFLKSIASPLAGVLALQYDRPTILAVGTVFWALSTGAVGVSQYFQQVAFWRGVNGVGLAIVIPSLQSFIADSYREGTRGAGFGLLSLIGSIGGIGGSIVATVMAGRDYWGFPGWRFAFIVVAFASLLIGLLVYFYTVDPRKTSPGNLGDDDTHERSRLVGNSVFPPLSIWKDSWITARSVMKVRTFQIIVLQGIVGSLPWTAVVFFTMWFELIGFDNKSSAGLNSLFAIGCASGSFLGGVIADRVSRRYPDSGRIMCAQFSAFMGIPFTWILLTVIPQSVDYWYSYAVTLFLMGLTISWCATCANNPMFAEVVPPKHRTMIYAFDRAFEGSFSSLAAPAVGMVTEKVYGYNSKTVNLADGSVAGAYALSRGLLTMMIVPFGLCCLFYTPLYFVFKRDRENARLAASTKDLELM
- the LOC123125885 gene encoding photosynthetic NDH subunit of lumenal location 3, chloroplastic, translating into MPTAHMASAYLSSFQQAAPTATSGGAGASPRPRPRAVACHASEPSGTGRRSACLRLGIGLATSVVPVLHTAPARATADADEDPEPANNGWWLTEFPLPVPKIRNKEINNGESGTRSFVKNGIYMADIGPSFAAHAYRIRSSAFDLLALEDLLGKEASNYVNKYLRLKATFIYYDFDKLITAADPDARPPLLGLANRLFDSFEKLQAAVTTKDDADIGSCYADTKLILQEVMTRMA